A stretch of Treponema vincentii F0403 DNA encodes these proteins:
- a CDS encoding helix-turn-helix domain-containing protein, with product MDFGNKIALIIETLNTNQAAFAKLLGISTGVVSEFVNGVREPSKGFLFGLSELGISLDWFITGEGRMFRVPHTVGDRLKEARLECNLDIETVSNLLEISFTEYQSYEKNEIEPSAAILEKLEKIFNINSVYIRNGHGNMFTNIPGGALINGKLVLNPETPPEYKRQYKIPHITRTENSSYAEIADVDKSLMDEIYDLKKRIEQLEQSK from the coding sequence TTGGATTTTGGGAATAAAATAGCTTTGATTATAGAAACGTTAAACACTAATCAAGCGGCTTTTGCGAAACTTTTAGGAATTTCAACAGGTGTTGTTTCAGAATTTGTAAACGGAGTACGAGAACCCTCTAAAGGTTTTTTGTTTGGATTATCAGAACTAGGTATTAGTCTTGATTGGTTTATAACCGGTGAAGGTCGCATGTTCCGTGTTCCGCATACAGTAGGGGATCGGCTGAAAGAAGCTCGGTTGGAATGTAATTTAGATATAGAAACTGTGTCAAATTTATTAGAGATATCGTTCACAGAATACCAAAGTTATGAGAAAAATGAGATAGAGCCATCAGCAGCAATTCTCGAAAAACTAGAAAAAATTTTTAACATTAACAGCGTCTATATCCGAAACGGACACGGTAATATGTTTACTAATATACCAGGCGGCGCTCTTATTAATGGGAAATTAGTATTAAATCCTGAGACGCCTCCTGAATATAAGCGACAATATAAAATCCCTCATATTACGAGGACAGAAAATTCATCTTATGCTGAAATCGCAGATGTAGATAAATCTTTGATGGATGAAATTTATGATTTGAAAAAGCGGATTGAACAATTAGAACAGTCCAAATAG